GTCGTATCCAAGGGGGTATAACGACTGCAATCATGTCTGCCCCCATCTTTTCAGCGCGTTGGGCTGCCGTAATGCTATCAGGAATGGATATAGCAGCAACAGCAGCGCAGACCGGCACCCGTCCCGAACAGATTTCAAGGGTAATCTCCAAACACCGGATACGCTCAACTTCGCTCAGTGTCCACGTTTCACAGCCACGCATGCCCGGAATCGCAAGGCAGGTTCCAACATCCACAACGTACTCGACTTGGCGGACATAGGATGCAAAATCGACTCGATCATTTTCAAGCAGCGGAGTTTTCAGAAGCGTGGCGACTCCCTGGGGCGCGAGTTGGGGATCGAACAGGTCAAACTGAGCCATTACTTATTTTCCTCAATTCTTCTGGATAAAGGGTTGTCGTTTAGTGGATAGAGTATATCATATTTCCTCGAATTGCGACAGCAAGCATTTCATTGGGACAAACTTAGGTTGTGCTGCTGCGATCCTGTCTGACGATCTCTTTCACATGATAATATGGAGCAGTCTCTATCAGTTCCAGCGTCTCCGGCGATAATCGGGCTTTGATATCTTCGGAAAACGTATTCAAGGGGAGCATATGTTGCGGTCTATATCGCAGGATCAGGAAGCGGCGATCTCTGTCCTCGGGTTTCCAGATTAAGACACCGTGGGTGAGCAGCTCCGTGATGACTACCACGTCCCCAGCGCGCGGCGTGATATTGACGACAGCCGGATGGGGTTGGGGATCAGTATCTTCGGTGTTGGGAACGAAAAAATCTTCGGGGCGCCTAAACTCGCTTTTGTGAGAACCCGGAACAACAACTAGACCTCCGTCCCCAGGGAATACATCGGTGAGGTAGAAGAAGAACACTAAATCATCACAGTAGATACGTCCATCCTGACAAAAATAACGCGGCCACTCCAGAGAGCTATCTTCTTCTCGACGGGAGTGCAACTCGAAAAAACGACGCTGTTCGTGGGTATTAACGCGCAGAGAACCGCCGACAAGTTGAGGCTTATTGTTGGTTAATTCTTTGATAATTGGCCAGGTCGTTGGGTGCATGGCCAGTAACTCTAGCGCCCTGTCGAACGCAAAGCCGTGTGTATAGTTTCCCTGATCGGCGTCAAACCCTGCTGGCAAAGCATCGAGCGGGGTATGAATATAGCGGTCGGCTGCCTCTTGGGCATTGTGCAGTTCTTTGGTGTTAAGGACGTTTGTCAGGTGCAGGTATCCGGTTAAATCGAAAAAGTAACGCTGTTCAGATGTCATCATAGGGGTTCCTTCAACGATGGGATGCAATTCCAAAAATGTTAACAGAGAGTTGTTTGTTGACAGCTAATCGCTTCTGGCGTATAATTGGTCTTCCTCTCCTGTAAATCTCTGCCAGTTTTTCCGGCAAGTCGATATACAATTCAGACGCTTATCATTGGAGTAAGATTATGGGAACTCATGGAATTTCAAGCGACAATCTGAAGTCTGCTCTCACACATCTTTCTGAACACGGATACGCCGTAATTGAAGGTGTACTCAGCGAGGGGGAAATCCGGCACTATCGGGGGCTTGTAGAGGAGCTTTTTGAACGAGAACGACAACACCCCT
The window above is part of the Candidatus Poribacteria bacterium genome. Proteins encoded here:
- a CDS encoding phytanoyl-CoA dioxygenase family protein, with translation MMTSEQRYFFDLTGYLHLTNVLNTKELHNAQEAADRYIHTPLDALPAGFDADQGNYTHGFAFDRALELLAMHPTTWPIIKELTNNKPQLVGGSLRVNTHEQRRFFELHSRREEDSSLEWPRYFCQDGRIYCDDLVFFFYLTDVFPGDGGLVVVPGSHKSEFRRPEDFFVPNTEDTDPQPHPAVVNITPRAGDVVVITELLTHGVLIWKPEDRDRRFLILRYRPQHMLPLNTFSEDIKARLSPETLELIETAPYYHVKEIVRQDRSSTT